The genomic segment TCTTTTCTTCatcactgaatgtatgtgttcAATACCAAGAAATTAGTTTCTGTTCTAGCTTTGATCTGGGATTGCATTTTTTATACGTTTCTTGATCTCAAGTGTGGATTTCTTGAAATTGGTTTGATTGGGATTTGTGTTAGGACTTTTGGGTTACAATCTAGAGTCTAAGAATCAACAAGAGACTGAGAAAAGAATTGATAATTAACCTGCATTGTTTGTGATTTTCCATGCAAATGTTATCTGTGGTGAATTTACAGGCAGATTCGTTGCCATGTTCATTTTCTAGGTTGATAAACACATACAAAGTGGCATGGTTGTTGGTTTAGGGTCTGGACAGGCTTCTGGTATGGCTATACAGTATCTGGGTCGGCTACTCGGAACTGGGGCTTTAAAAGATATAGTTGGAGTACCCATGTGAGTTCATATTCCCAATTTCCTGACATTATCAATGATGGCATTGTCTTTTTCACCATTCAAATAGGTTTCTGTGCTGCTTGATGAATCTATATGATCGCCTTTTTAATGCatatacaaatattagagagcAGAGTTCAATTCCTACCAACTTGTCTTAgtttcgtcttttttttttcttttcaagaaaatTTATCATAACTCAATCTCATAGATAGATAGTATgctatatacatatatatattcctcTGCGGCATTGCCTTCAGTCTTTATTTGTGCTCGAGTCTCGTTATTGTAGATGATAGCACACTTATACAGTTATACATCTGTTGTGTTCGGCTTTCactatctttaaaattttttgcaGTAGTCCTATCCATTCTTTTGCTAGAATGTAGATCTTGTTTTCATTTGCTTCCAGGTCTGTAACAAGTGCAAGTGAAGCAGCAAAGGCTGGCATCCCATTGGACGTATACCAAGATAGTTCTCAAGTGCGATGAAGTTCTGATCATTTATCAAAAATTCCTTCTTATGATATTTCTCTAGTTCAGTTgaagttttatacatttgcaAGTTAACATCACGAAATAAAAGTTAGCTAGCCTGGACAGGaagatttgaaaactttctagGATCAGATTAGGTTGTCTAGTCAGAAGTTGATATATATGAGAAGAAAATTTCTATTGAGaaggaagaaaggaaaacaaatcccTTTAAGAATTTGTACTCTAGTTATAGCAACACAGCCAGTAGTTCGTCGAGTCAAATGGTTCTAATTTGTAACCAAAAGGGAGACTAGAGTGGCTGGTTATGATTAAAATCTATCTACGCAGGTGTGGTGACTTTGGTCTAGCCACGATTGCGTGGAGTCACTTGCTTAGCATGCCCCTACCTTTGGTTTAAAGGGTTCCTCATCCATCATGGGTGGGTAGATCAACAATTTATAGTAGCTCTTTTGCCTTCCATAGTTTTGACTGTTCAAATATCAGAAATCTTGGACCTTAGTCTTGTGTCACTTTTAATTTGCTGTTTTGTAGATTGATTTTGCATTTGATGATGCTGATAttatagaagaagaaacacTTGTTGCAATCATTGGACGTCGGAAATCACAGAGCGACGAGTCCATCATTCAAGAGAAGGTAAGTCTAGCTTTTGATACTCTAGGCATCTGATGGTAAGTTTTCTAAACCATTTGTGGATAATTCAATAATCAAATGCATCTACTGAGAAATTGTTCTGAATTGATATCTCAAAGTTGGTGTCTCAGTATCAAATTCTGACTGGTTATCTTTCCTCCTCCTTATCTCTTGCAGTCAATACTCAAAACAGCCAATAAGCTTGTATTCATGATTACAGAAAACCAGTACGTGGGAGGTCTTGAAGGTTCTATTCCAGTTTTGGTTCAAGCTGTAAGCCATAACGATTCTCATACATGCGAAGCATTAACTGCTGCAACAGGAGATTGATGACCTGATTAACACTTGCATCTATATTTCAGCTCAACTGGATGGAAACTGCTGAAGAGATTGATGACCTATTTTTAGGTGATGCAGAGGTATGAACTTCACAACATACAACTCAGTGCCACCAAGTTGATTACCTATCAATTAATGGCTAAAAGATTAGAATAGTAGGCCATTTCTTCAAGTAGCAGAAAATTTAACTTTCCATGTAAAAACCTGAATTAGGGAAGCATAATTGGGGGATAATATCACCTGGACAATAAGCAGTGGTCTATACCAGGGTAGAAAGCATGCATTCTATTTACTAATCTCAGTACCTTCTGATGTAATCTAATGAGAAATTTTGGTTCTCAATTATGTTCCTGCCTAAGGAGGATCGTTGCCGCAAACAGTTTTAGGCTATACCAAACAGGCTCTCTTAATTCTCAGTACTTTCTgatgaaatgatttttattgaACCCATCCTAGTTGAAACAACGGCCGATTTGAACAAACTAAATCATGCAATAAGGGTTCTTGAAATATGGAGTTGTGATTAGTAGCTTCATTCATACTCAAATGCCCAACTACCACCTTCCTCCTTTTGCTTGGCATTCAAAGGTATGGAGGAGATCATCGATAGGACAAGCTGGTCCGACGGGGGGCGATTACCCTTTCATTACAAGCGAAGGTCACAACGTTCTTGATGTCATCTTCACATCTCCAATACAAAGCCTTGGTAGGTCTATAATCATGAGTTCTTCTCGTTCTAATCTCTTTGTCCATGCATTAAGTTACTCTTTTCCACGACCGCACACTAATCCTAATCTGCAGCTGAAGTAGCTGAAAGTCTTGATAAAGTTGATGGCGTTGTTGATCATGGAGTTATTTCCAAGTTCCCGTTAGTTCTCTTCTTGTCTCCTTCCAAACTCTTACCTGTTTCCTTACATTTGTTTACTTGTGTACAAGGTTGTAACAATGCAGTTTAAAGCAAAATCATGCCAAATTTTTCACAGCAGTTCACTATGGAGGAGTAGATTTGTGTTATTAAACCCAGCCTGGCTTGGTTAGTCAACATAATGACCCGTCGACCCGGGCtagatttc from the Populus nigra chromosome 9, ddPopNigr1.1, whole genome shotgun sequence genome contains:
- the LOC133703033 gene encoding probable ribose-5-phosphate isomerase 4, chloroplastic isoform X2, with the protein product MLFSSSLNVDKHIQSGMVVGLGSGQASGMAIQYLGRLLGTGALKDIVGVPMSVTSASEAAKAGIPLDVYQDSSQIDFAFDDADIIEEETLVAIIGRRKSQSDESIIQEKSILKTANKLVFMITENQYVGGLEGSIPVLVQALNWMETAEEIDDLFLGDAEVWRRSSIGQAGPTGGDYPFITSEGHNVLDVIFTSPIQSLAEVAESLDKVDGVVDHGVISKFPCTVVIAAESGGLNIVDR
- the LOC133703033 gene encoding probable ribose-5-phosphate isomerase 4, chloroplastic isoform X1, which codes for MASLATSTLVYSTPVRIKTSSKPRSSSRTCKKTVPFLVTRADSSSLLLHAAKYTVDKHIQSGMVVGLGSGQASGMAIQYLGRLLGTGALKDIVGVPMSVTSASEAAKAGIPLDVYQDSSQIDFAFDDADIIEEETLVAIIGRRKSQSDESIIQEKSILKTANKLVFMITENQYVGGLEGSIPVLVQALNWMETAEEIDDLFLGDAEVWRRSSIGQAGPTGGDYPFITSEGHNVLDVIFTSPIQSLAEVAESLDKVDGVVDHGVISKFPCTVVIAAESGGLNIVDR